Proteins from a genomic interval of Niabella soli DSM 19437:
- the bshC gene encoding bacillithiol biosynthesis cysteine-adding enzyme BshC → MDCKVLNISYGETGYFGKLVLDYLGRDEKLKSFYNGFPDKQAIGDAISRRQDTATSRTLLANVLQQQYSEVQPFQKVKEHIELLRKETTFTITTAHQPNIFTGPLYFIYKILHAVKLAAYCKQLFPEFDFVPVYYMGSEDADLEELGQLSVNGEKLVWSTDQTGAVGRMKVDKPLLELIARIEAQVNVLPFGQEITRKIKDFYREGALIQEATLHFVNFLFAAYGLVVLIADNKELKATAADIFRDELLQGHSIQLVEETAKELAEAGYKVQAHGRPINLFYLSDEGRNRIERAGGQWNVVDTQKVFTQEQIIKEVDTNPERFSPNVILRPVYQERILPNLLFIGGGGELAYWTQLKRVFARYNVPYPVLVLRNSFLFINRQQAALEEKLGISPTQLFQTSFDLKKEWVSTNTEKELDTKKTVEAFSVIYDQLKAQATPIDGTLVQHVAALEHAALKKIEALGKKMLRAEKRNHQDAMRQIDKLKNQLFPGDGLQERIENFIPFYAQYGNDFITTLYQHSLALEQEFVVLEQQ, encoded by the coding sequence ATGGACTGTAAGGTTTTGAATATTTCGTACGGGGAAACCGGTTATTTTGGCAAACTGGTGCTGGACTATCTGGGCCGGGATGAAAAATTAAAATCCTTTTACAATGGTTTTCCTGATAAGCAGGCCATTGGTGATGCGATCAGCCGCCGGCAGGATACTGCTACCAGCCGGACCTTGCTGGCAAACGTTTTACAACAACAATATTCGGAAGTACAACCTTTTCAAAAGGTAAAGGAGCATATTGAATTGCTCCGGAAAGAAACTACTTTCACCATTACGACGGCACATCAGCCCAATATTTTTACCGGACCTTTATACTTTATCTATAAAATATTGCATGCTGTAAAACTGGCGGCCTATTGCAAACAACTGTTTCCTGAATTTGATTTTGTTCCCGTTTATTATATGGGTAGCGAGGATGCCGATCTTGAAGAGCTGGGGCAACTATCGGTCAATGGTGAAAAGCTGGTTTGGAGTACGGATCAAACAGGCGCCGTGGGGCGTATGAAGGTGGATAAACCTTTGCTGGAGCTTATTGCGCGGATAGAAGCCCAGGTGAATGTATTGCCTTTCGGGCAGGAAATTACCAGGAAAATTAAAGATTTTTACAGGGAGGGGGCCTTAATACAAGAGGCAACTTTGCACTTCGTTAATTTCCTGTTTGCCGCTTACGGGTTGGTTGTGCTGATTGCTGATAACAAAGAGCTGAAAGCCACTGCTGCCGATATTTTCAGGGATGAACTGTTGCAGGGCCACTCTATACAATTGGTGGAAGAAACGGCGAAAGAATTGGCTGAAGCCGGTTATAAAGTGCAGGCTCATGGCCGCCCGATCAATTTGTTTTATTTGTCTGATGAAGGGCGGAACCGGATTGAACGTGCCGGCGGTCAATGGAACGTGGTTGATACCCAAAAGGTATTTACACAGGAACAAATAATAAAGGAGGTCGATACGAATCCCGAAAGATTTAGCCCCAACGTGATCCTGCGACCGGTATACCAGGAACGGATACTTCCGAATCTTTTATTCATCGGCGGTGGCGGGGAACTGGCCTATTGGACGCAGCTCAAAAGAGTATTCGCCCGGTATAATGTGCCTTACCCGGTGCTGGTGCTCCGTAATTCATTCCTTTTTATTAACAGGCAACAGGCCGCTCTCGAAGAAAAATTAGGAATTTCGCCAACACAGCTTTTTCAAACTTCTTTTGATCTGAAGAAGGAGTGGGTCAGCACGAACACTGAAAAAGAGCTGGATACAAAAAAAACAGTGGAAGCCTTTTCGGTCATCTATGACCAATTAAAAGCCCAGGCAACACCGATCGATGGTACATTGGTACAGCATGTTGCAGCCTTGGAGCATGCCGCCTTAAAAAAGATAGAAGCGTTGGGTAAAAAAATGTTGCGTGCGGAAAAGCGCAATCACCAGGATGCCATGCGTCAGATCGACAAACTCAAGAATCAGCTATTTCCCGGTGACGGGCTCCAGGAACGCATTGAGAACTTTATTCCTTTTTATGCCCAATATGGCAATGATTTTATCACAACCCTCTACCAACACTCCCTTGCCCTGGAACAGGAATTTGTTGTTTTGGAACAACAATAA
- the tnpA gene encoding IS200/IS605 family transposase: MVTKAPTMANTYTQCYVHLVFSPKNRQALIKKEWKDLLEKYITGIVQNNKHKLIAIYAMPDHIHIFIGYNVNQLIPDLVENIKTSSNAWINHNGFTKCKFEWQRGYGAFTHAHAQIGTVAEYVHNQEAHHQEKTFHNEYLALLKQNNIDFRDQYLFEFF, from the coding sequence ATGGTGACAAAAGCACCCACCATGGCAAACACCTACACACAATGTTACGTTCACCTGGTATTTTCGCCCAAAAACCGACAAGCCTTAATAAAGAAGGAGTGGAAAGATCTTTTGGAGAAGTATATAACGGGGATCGTGCAGAACAATAAACATAAATTGATAGCCATATACGCTATGCCCGATCATATTCACATTTTTATTGGCTATAATGTAAATCAGTTAATACCCGACCTGGTCGAAAATATCAAGACCTCATCCAATGCCTGGATCAACCATAATGGGTTTACGAAATGCAAATTTGAATGGCAACGCGGATATGGAGCGTTTACGCATGCTCATGCGCAGATCGGCACCGTGGCGGAATACGTACATAACCAGGAAGCACACCATCAGGAAAAAACATTTCACAACGAATACCTGGCATTGCTGAAGCAAAACAATATTGATTTCAGGGATCAGTATCTGTTTGAGTTTTTTTGA
- the purE gene encoding 5-(carboxyamino)imidazole ribonucleotide mutase → MTIQVGIIMGSDSDLPVMEPAAAILKTFGIAYEVTVVSAHRTPLRMIEYATKAKERGLKVIIAGAGGAAHLPGMVASITTLPVIGVPVKSSNSIDGWDSVLSILQMPNGVPVATVALNAAKNAGILAAQIIGASDDTLNEKIAAYKRAMETEVLGKVEQLRSKGQPNAFDPS, encoded by the coding sequence ATGACAATACAGGTAGGCATTATCATGGGCAGCGACAGCGATCTGCCCGTTATGGAACCGGCTGCAGCCATCCTTAAAACGTTTGGAATCGCATACGAAGTAACGGTGGTTTCTGCGCATCGCACCCCCCTGCGTATGATCGAATACGCTACAAAAGCAAAAGAGCGGGGGCTGAAAGTGATCATTGCCGGCGCCGGTGGTGCAGCGCATCTTCCGGGAATGGTGGCCTCTATAACCACCTTACCGGTGATTGGCGTTCCTGTAAAATCAAGCAATTCCATTGACGGATGGGATTCTGTGCTGAGTATTCTGCAAATGCCGAATGGTGTGCCGGTGGCCACTGTTGCGTTAAATGCCGCAAAAAATGCGGGCATCCTCGCCGCCCAGATCATCGGGGCGTCAGACGATACCCTTAACGAAAAAATAGCGGCGTACAAAAGAGCCATGGAAACGGAAGTCCTGGGAAAAGTAGAACAGCTCCGGTCTAAAGGGCAACCCAACGCGTTTGATCCCTCTTGA
- the pncB gene encoding nicotinate phosphoribosyltransferase codes for MNKTEHLFPCVSLLDNDFYKFTMQCAVMQLFPDVKARYAFINRGRHEFPEGFGAALKEQVEQMATLRLTKKEREYLVKNCPYLNAAYLDLLTGYQYDPAEVSIVQQGKELEVTVEGHWFRTILWEVPILFLISELYYKMTGQQRNADQEVIKNTIEKTRIYKDLDVPVAEFGTRRRHSYEVQQLVVNTLAKHGGKSFVGTSNVHLAMLSNKKPIGTHAHEWFMFHGAKYGFTMANSLSLEHWAAVYRGDLGVALSDTYTNDVFFEQFDKKFAKLFDGVRHDSGEPIAYAEKVIAHYKKLGINPAYKFIIFSDGLNSEKVAEITHATRDKIGISFGIGTNLTNDVGLEPMNIVMKLTGVQLEGRRWISTVKLSDENGKHTGDPQMIELAKKVLGIGN; via the coding sequence ATGAACAAAACCGAACATCTTTTCCCTTGCGTATCGTTGCTGGATAATGATTTTTATAAATTTACCATGCAATGCGCCGTAATGCAATTGTTCCCTGATGTAAAGGCCCGCTATGCTTTTATTAACCGTGGCAGGCATGAATTCCCTGAGGGCTTTGGTGCGGCATTAAAAGAACAGGTGGAGCAAATGGCAACTTTAAGGCTAACAAAAAAAGAGCGGGAGTATCTTGTGAAAAACTGCCCTTATTTAAATGCAGCTTATCTGGATCTGCTGACGGGCTATCAGTATGATCCCGCAGAAGTGAGCATCGTTCAGCAGGGAAAAGAGCTCGAAGTTACAGTGGAAGGGCATTGGTTCCGGACCATTTTATGGGAAGTGCCTATCTTATTCCTGATAAGCGAACTGTATTATAAAATGACCGGTCAGCAACGGAATGCCGATCAAGAGGTGATAAAAAATACCATAGAAAAAACAAGGATCTATAAAGACCTGGATGTGCCGGTTGCGGAGTTTGGAACCCGGCGAAGACATTCTTATGAAGTGCAGCAACTGGTGGTAAACACCCTTGCAAAGCATGGCGGGAAAAGCTTCGTGGGAACAAGCAATGTACACCTGGCGATGCTTTCAAATAAAAAACCGATAGGAACACATGCACACGAATGGTTTATGTTTCATGGCGCTAAATATGGTTTTACAATGGCTAACAGCCTCAGCCTGGAACACTGGGCAGCCGTGTATCGCGGTGACCTGGGCGTAGCGCTTTCGGACACCTATACCAATGATGTTTTTTTTGAGCAATTCGATAAAAAGTTTGCAAAGCTCTTTGATGGGGTACGCCATGACAGCGGGGAGCCGATCGCCTATGCAGAAAAAGTGATCGCCCATTATAAAAAATTAGGCATCAATCCCGCTTATAAGTTTATCATATTTTCCGATGGATTGAACTCAGAAAAAGTGGCAGAGATCACCCATGCAACCAGGGATAAAATAGGGATATCCTTTGGCATCGGAACGAACCTGACGAACGATGTGGGGTTAGAGCCCATGAATATTGTAATGAAACTAACGGGTGTTCAACTGGAGGGCCGGCGCTGGATCTCCACAGTAAAACTTTCAGATGAAAACGGAAAACATACAGGGGACCCCCAAATGATTGAGCTGGCTAAGAAAGTGCTGGGTATTGGGAATTAA
- a CDS encoding murein L,D-transpeptidase catalytic domain family protein, with translation MRSSIVKKIVPVLLLVVAMATSSWRFDAPVEPTVSESDFKDIIGWHWGAGSFLTGASSAHELMYDSLGLDLKGLSEQAFLDAMEGFDELKKEGLLKNDSIITVIDFDQPSINKRMYVLDIKHYQVLFNTWAAHGRNSGSLMATSFSNAMSSNKSSLGFYLTDEPYYGGNGYSLKLKGLESGVNDKAMVRAIVLHGADYVSQSSINELGYLGRSFGCPAVPRALSRPIIDVIKEGSVLFIYNSTYHPAARYAAG, from the coding sequence ATGAGGTCTTCTATTGTGAAAAAGATTGTACCGGTACTACTGTTAGTCGTGGCAATGGCAACCAGCTCCTGGCGGTTTGATGCGCCGGTGGAACCGACGGTATCCGAAAGCGATTTTAAGGATATTATCGGATGGCATTGGGGAGCGGGTTCTTTCTTAACGGGTGCTTCATCGGCTCACGAATTGATGTATGATAGCCTGGGGCTGGATCTGAAAGGCCTTTCCGAGCAGGCATTTTTGGATGCCATGGAAGGTTTTGATGAGTTGAAAAAAGAGGGGCTTCTGAAAAACGATTCCATCATAACCGTGATCGATTTCGATCAGCCCAGCATTAATAAACGCATGTATGTGCTGGATATAAAACATTACCAGGTATTGTTTAATACCTGGGCGGCACATGGAAGAAATTCGGGAAGCCTGATGGCCACTTCGTTTAGTAATGCCATGTCTTCAAATAAAAGTAGTCTTGGTTTTTATCTTACAGATGAGCCTTATTACGGAGGAAACGGCTATTCACTCAAATTAAAAGGGTTGGAGTCCGGCGTGAACGATAAGGCGATGGTGCGTGCGATTGTGTTGCATGGAGCCGATTATGTAAGCCAGTCGAGCATTAATGAACTGGGATACCTGGGACGAAGCTTTGGCTGCCCGGCGGTGCCCAGGGCTTTGAGTCGCCCGATTATTGATGTAATTAAAGAAGGATCGGTATTGTTTATATATAACAGCACCTATCATCCGGCAGCCCGGTACGCGGCAGGTTAG
- a CDS encoding sialate O-acetylesterase encodes MMPKIVLQPLLLFLLFFVTLCADAMVKLPALFSNNMVLQRQTNAAIWGTATAGKTVTVQTSWNKKTYWAKADAGGNWSLKVSTPGYGGPFSISVAEENTIKLENVLIGDVWLCSGQSNMEMPLAGWGKVMNYQQEIAAANYPAIRLLQALHVTSNTPAKDLAVRNNGWDICTPQTIAEFSAAAYFFAREIYEKTKIPVGLIHSSWGGTIAEAWTSFETLQTLPDFAAAAKKVRTTPELDKASYDEQMKQWGQKKNQADKGLVSGKPVWAAMDLDTSGWQTMQLPGLWENKGYPDLDGVVWFRKKVTIPGSWNDKDLALSLSTIDDDDITYFNGVQVGATIGYDHDRVYKVPASLAKKGDNYITVRVMDNGGGGGLYGDAKQMFLGTTAGQQIDLSGNWIYKISFTFKDLPPAPESPQNPDRPGVLYNAMIHPITRFAIKGVIWYQGESNAGRAGQYRELFPALIEDWRKRFPSGDFPFYFVQLANYRKRASLPAASDWAELREAQLMTTRLPHTGMATIIDIGAADDIHPKNKQEVGRRLALIALNKVYGQKNEYSGPVYQSQQISGGAVTLSFTHAKGMSAKDGSLKGFALAGSDKKFYWADATIKGNTVVVRSASVKAPVAVRYAWADNPEANLVNNDGLPASPFRTDSWDGVTKGKK; translated from the coding sequence ATGATGCCAAAAATAGTACTACAGCCCTTGTTGTTGTTTTTATTGTTTTTTGTGACGCTGTGCGCTGATGCAATGGTAAAATTACCGGCGCTGTTTAGTAATAATATGGTATTGCAACGGCAAACCAATGCGGCTATCTGGGGCACGGCAACAGCAGGAAAAACAGTTACGGTGCAAACCTCCTGGAATAAAAAAACCTATTGGGCAAAAGCCGATGCCGGTGGCAACTGGAGTTTGAAAGTGAGCACTCCAGGGTATGGCGGCCCCTTCAGCATCAGCGTTGCGGAGGAAAATACGATTAAGTTAGAAAATGTGCTGATCGGTGATGTGTGGCTCTGCTCCGGTCAGTCAAATATGGAAATGCCGTTGGCCGGCTGGGGTAAAGTAATGAATTACCAGCAGGAGATCGCGGCTGCCAACTACCCCGCTATAAGACTGTTGCAAGCCTTACACGTAACCAGCAATACGCCGGCAAAAGATCTTGCAGTAAGAAACAACGGCTGGGATATTTGTACTCCGCAAACGATAGCTGAATTTTCTGCTGCGGCCTATTTTTTTGCCCGGGAAATTTATGAAAAAACGAAGATCCCTGTTGGTTTAATCCATAGTTCCTGGGGCGGTACGATTGCTGAAGCATGGACGAGTTTTGAAACCTTACAAACGCTTCCGGATTTTGCGGCAGCAGCCAAAAAAGTAAGGACCACTCCCGAGCTGGACAAGGCTTCGTACGATGAGCAAATGAAGCAATGGGGTCAGAAAAAAAATCAGGCCGATAAGGGATTGGTGTCGGGCAAACCTGTTTGGGCCGCCATGGACCTGGATACCAGCGGCTGGCAAACCATGCAGTTGCCGGGCTTATGGGAAAATAAAGGATACCCGGATCTGGATGGAGTGGTGTGGTTTCGTAAAAAAGTAACAATACCCGGATCCTGGAATGATAAGGACCTTGCCCTGAGTTTAAGTACGATTGATGATGACGATATTACTTATTTTAACGGCGTGCAGGTGGGGGCAACCATAGGTTATGATCATGACCGGGTTTATAAAGTGCCAGCCAGCCTGGCAAAAAAAGGCGATAATTACATTACTGTAAGGGTTATGGATAACGGTGGCGGGGGAGGCCTGTATGGAGATGCGAAACAAATGTTCCTGGGAACGACAGCAGGGCAGCAAATCGATCTTTCGGGAAATTGGATCTACAAAATATCCTTTACCTTCAAAGACCTGCCCCCGGCGCCGGAAAGTCCGCAAAACCCCGACCGCCCCGGTGTATTGTACAATGCGATGATCCACCCCATCACCCGGTTTGCTATAAAAGGCGTTATCTGGTACCAGGGAGAATCCAATGCCGGAAGGGCCGGGCAGTACCGGGAGTTGTTTCCTGCACTGATTGAAGACTGGAGGAAAAGATTCCCTTCCGGTGATTTCCCTTTTTATTTTGTACAACTGGCCAATTACAGGAAGCGTGCATCCCTGCCGGCTGCATCCGACTGGGCGGAACTGCGGGAGGCGCAACTGATGACCACGCGGCTCCCCCATACGGGGATGGCAACGATTATCGATATTGGCGCCGCCGATGATATTCATCCCAAAAACAAACAAGAGGTGGGCAGGCGCCTGGCGCTGATCGCATTGAATAAAGTGTACGGACAGAAAAACGAATATTCCGGTCCGGTGTATCAATCGCAGCAAATAAGCGGCGGTGCAGTTACCCTGTCCTTTACACATGCAAAAGGGATGAGCGCAAAAGACGGGTCATTAAAAGGTTTTGCCCTTGCCGGTTCCGATAAAAAATTTTACTGGGCCGATGCGACAATTAAAGGAAATACTGTTGTAGTGCGGTCCGCCAGTGTTAAGGCCCCTGTTGCAGTGCGCTATGCCTGGGCCGATAATCCGGAGGCGAACCTCGTAAACAACGATGGGCTTCCGGCATCGCCTTTCAGAACTGATAGCTGGGACGGTGTTACAAAAGGCAAAAAGTAA
- a CDS encoding esterase family protein, giving the protein MKKDIFSWYSPSLQKEMPIVSYGDYGSVFLLVPTAGADFLEYERFQLIDSLAPFINAGKLKIYSVDSVNNESWLNKEMNNWDKAQRHEQWNAYIYHEVLPYIKNESGADTPVFISGASFGALHSMNLFLKRPDLLSGVIAMSGVYDLTYYTDGFMNDTVYFNSPRHYMPNLTDHDILEEIRKSPHIHILTGAGAYEDPRAGGEFAKILYDKGIYYEFDNWGEDYKHDWPTWRAMLPHYIGTRF; this is encoded by the coding sequence ATGAAGAAAGATATTTTTTCCTGGTACAGTCCTTCCCTGCAAAAAGAAATGCCGATTGTTTCTTATGGAGATTATGGCTCCGTATTTCTTTTGGTGCCCACCGCAGGAGCCGATTTCCTGGAATACGAGCGCTTCCAGTTGATCGACTCGCTGGCCCCGTTTATTAATGCCGGTAAACTGAAGATCTATTCTGTGGATAGCGTAAATAATGAAAGCTGGCTGAACAAAGAAATGAATAACTGGGATAAAGCGCAACGGCATGAACAATGGAATGCCTATATCTATCATGAAGTATTGCCGTATATAAAAAATGAATCGGGAGCAGATACGCCTGTTTTTATAAGCGGAGCATCCTTTGGCGCCCTGCACAGCATGAACCTGTTTTTGAAACGCCCTGATCTTTTAAGTGGCGTTATCGCGATGAGCGGCGTTTACGATCTGACCTATTACACGGACGGGTTTATGAACGACACTGTTTATTTTAACAGCCCCCGGCATTATATGCCCAATTTGACGGATCATGATATTTTAGAAGAGATACGTAAAAGTCCCCATATACACATTCTCACCGGGGCCGGAGCATATGAAGATCCCCGGGCAGGGGGAGAATTTGCCAAGATCCTCTACGATAAAGGAATTTATTATGAATTTGACAACTGGGGAGAAGACTATAAGCACGACTGGCCGACCTGGCGTGCGATGCTGCCGCATTATATAGGAACGCGTTTTTAG
- the aat gene encoding leucyl/phenylalanyl-tRNA--protein transferase gives MAVFALSDRLYFPPTHLAEPDGLLAIGGDLSPERILLAYSKGIFPWYDTPPVLWWSPDPRFVLFPEEYKTSKTIRSLLNKNSFQFTVNTAFEKVIRHCQQVKRPGQDGTWITEGVIRSYTELHEMGYAHSAEVWQEKELVGGLYGIRTGAVFCGESMFSLVNNASRYAFTKYIMQLKTENVQLIDCQVHSAYLESMGARMITREAFERYLPVNSQ, from the coding sequence ATGGCTGTTTTTGCCCTTTCTGATCGTCTTTATTTTCCACCTACGCATCTTGCTGAACCCGACGGGTTGCTAGCAATCGGAGGCGATTTAAGCCCGGAACGGATCTTGCTGGCTTATTCAAAAGGTATTTTTCCCTGGTATGATACGCCGCCGGTGCTTTGGTGGAGCCCCGATCCAAGGTTTGTGTTATTTCCTGAAGAATATAAAACGAGCAAGACCATCAGATCGCTCCTCAACAAAAACAGCTTTCAATTTACCGTGAATACCGCTTTTGAAAAGGTGATCCGTCACTGCCAGCAGGTAAAGCGTCCCGGCCAGGACGGCACCTGGATCACCGAGGGAGTTATTCGGTCCTATACCGAGTTGCACGAAATGGGCTATGCCCACAGCGCAGAAGTATGGCAGGAGAAGGAATTAGTTGGCGGCCTGTATGGCATACGCACGGGCGCTGTATTTTGCGGGGAGAGCATGTTTAGCCTGGTGAACAATGCCTCCCGGTATGCCTTTACAAAATATATTATGCAGTTGAAAACGGAAAACGTGCAATTGATCGACTGCCAGGTACATTCTGCCTACCTGGAAAGTATGGGGGCACGGATGATTACGAGGGAAGCATTTGAACGATATCTACCCGTGAACAGTCAATAG
- a CDS encoding ATP-dependent Clp protease adaptor ClpS yields MLFSSAQPFTKTAPEVATLTEVAPSWQLIVWNDEVNTFDWVIETLIEVCGHTYEQAEQCSLFIHYKGKYGVKEGMYEDLEPMCNAILDRGIAATLEELVT; encoded by the coding sequence ATGCTTTTTTCTTCAGCACAACCCTTCACAAAGACAGCTCCTGAAGTTGCTACATTAACAGAGGTAGCTCCTTCGTGGCAGCTTATTGTGTGGAATGACGAGGTCAATACATTTGATTGGGTTATTGAAACACTGATAGAGGTATGCGGGCATACCTATGAGCAGGCCGAGCAATGTTCTTTATTCATTCATTATAAAGGGAAATATGGCGTTAAAGAAGGAATGTATGAAGACCTGGAACCGATGTGCAACGCTATTCTTGACAGGGGCATTGCAGCAACCCTTGAGGAGCTGGTAACCTGA
- a CDS encoding GMC oxidoreductase: MAENTYDAIVIGSGISGGWAAKELTEKGLKVIMLERGKNIEHVKDYVNAGKAPWEFPHRGSKTQAMIKDHPVLNRDYPLNETNLDWWVDEKESPYTEIKRFDWFRGYHVGGRSLLWGRQSYRWSDLDFGANAKDGIAIDWPVRYNEIAPWYDYVEKFAGISGNRDGLAVLPDGQFMPPMEMTVVEKDFASKIKDLYKGQRPVIIGRTANITQPLPGRTNCQYRNKCWLGCPFGAYFSTQSSTLPAAMKTGNLTLRPMSIVTKILYDKDKKRATGVEVLDATDNKTYTYNAKIIFLNASTLNSAWVLMNSATDIWPGGLGSSSGELGHNLMDHHLGVGASGRVEGYEDKYTYGRRANGIYIPRFRNLNGEKRDYIRGFGYQGGGGRGRGNASAEELSIGVGLKEALTEPGSWSIGIGGFGEILPYHENTVTLDKTKKDKWGLNVLAIDSEWKDNERKMRVDMKNDAIEMLEKFGAKDVKGREGDGTIGRGIHEMGTARMGADPKTSVLNKFNQVWDAPNVFVTDGSFMVSANCVNPSLTYMAFTARAVDHAVSELKKQNL, translated from the coding sequence ATGGCAGAAAATACTTACGACGCTATTGTTATTGGTAGTGGTATTTCCGGCGGTTGGGCTGCAAAAGAGCTGACCGAGAAAGGATTAAAAGTTATTATGCTCGAGCGGGGAAAGAATATTGAGCATGTGAAGGACTATGTGAATGCGGGCAAGGCCCCCTGGGAGTTTCCGCACCGCGGAAGTAAAACGCAGGCGATGATCAAAGATCACCCGGTGTTGAATCGTGATTACCCCCTGAATGAAACAAACCTGGATTGGTGGGTGGATGAAAAAGAATCGCCTTATACGGAAATAAAGCGCTTTGACTGGTTCCGGGGCTACCATGTGGGCGGACGTTCCCTGTTATGGGGCCGCCAGAGCTACCGCTGGTCTGATCTGGATTTTGGAGCTAACGCAAAAGACGGTATTGCCATAGACTGGCCCGTGCGTTATAACGAAATTGCACCCTGGTACGATTACGTGGAAAAATTTGCGGGCATCAGCGGTAACAGGGATGGCTTGGCGGTATTGCCCGATGGGCAGTTCATGCCACCCATGGAAATGACCGTTGTAGAAAAAGATTTTGCTTCTAAAATAAAAGATCTGTACAAGGGGCAGCGTCCTGTAATTATCGGTCGTACGGCCAATATTACACAACCGCTTCCGGGACGGACCAATTGCCAGTACCGTAACAAATGCTGGCTGGGTTGTCCTTTTGGCGCCTACTTCAGCACCCAGTCCTCAACATTGCCTGCGGCTATGAAAACAGGCAACCTTACCCTGAGGCCGATGAGCATTGTTACAAAGATCTTGTACGATAAGGATAAAAAACGTGCTACTGGTGTGGAAGTGCTGGATGCTACAGACAATAAGACCTATACCTACAACGCAAAGATCATTTTCCTGAATGCTTCTACATTAAACAGCGCCTGGGTGTTGATGAATTCAGCTACCGATATATGGCCGGGCGGATTGGGAAGCTCCAGTGGTGAGCTGGGCCACAACCTGATGGACCATCACCTTGGGGTGGGCGCTTCCGGACGTGTGGAAGGGTATGAAGATAAATATACGTATGGGCGTCGTGCCAACGGTATTTATATTCCGCGTTTCCGCAACCTGAACGGAGAAAAACGCGATTATATACGCGGATTTGGTTACCAGGGCGGTGGTGGAAGAGGCAGGGGCAATGCTTCTGCTGAGGAGCTGAGCATTGGCGTTGGTTTAAAAGAAGCGCTTACCGAACCAGGAAGCTGGAGTATCGGCATTGGCGGTTTTGGTGAAATTCTTCCTTATCATGAAAATACGGTAACACTTGATAAAACTAAAAAAGATAAATGGGGCCTGAATGTGTTAGCCATTGATTCGGAGTGGAAGGATAACGAACGCAAGATGCGGGTGGATATGAAGAACGACGCGATCGAGATGCTGGAAAAATTTGGCGCCAAAGATGTTAAAGGAAGAGAAGGGGATGGCACTATTGGCCGGGGTATTCATGAAATGGGTACCGCCCGTATGGGAGCCGACCCTAAAACCTCCGTGTTAAATAAATTTAACCAGGTTTGGGATGCGCCTAACGTGTTTGTAACAGACGGTTCCTTCATGGTTTCTGCCAACTGCGTGAACCCTTCATTAACCTACATGGCCTTTACCGCCCGCGCGGTAGATCATGCGGTAAGCGAATTGAAAAAACAAAATCTTTAA
- a CDS encoding gluconate 2-dehydrogenase subunit 3 family protein, with amino-acid sequence MNRREALSRVSILLGGTIIGAEVFLSGCKTTPAKTAAFSAEDIAMLDEIGETIIPTTPDSPGAKAAQIGNFMKTIVNDCYTENQQKAFGEGIDKFKDACNAKYKKDFVSLTPAERTEFLTALDKEAKDLAKSDDYKKKKEAFDKQQDDWVKAEEAKKNFGASHLKESYPPHYFAMMKQLTLWGYFTSKPGATQALRYMETPGKFDGAYPYKKGDKAWAL; translated from the coding sequence ATGAACAGAAGAGAAGCTTTATCACGTGTAAGTATTTTATTGGGCGGAACCATTATCGGCGCCGAAGTTTTTTTATCGGGTTGTAAAACAACGCCGGCAAAGACGGCCGCATTCTCCGCAGAAGACATCGCTATGCTTGATGAAATAGGAGAAACGATCATTCCCACCACGCCGGATTCGCCCGGCGCTAAAGCAGCCCAGATCGGTAATTTTATGAAAACGATCGTGAATGATTGCTATACTGAAAATCAGCAAAAGGCCTTTGGTGAAGGCATCGATAAATTTAAGGACGCCTGCAATGCCAAATACAAAAAAGATTTTGTTAGTCTGACGCCGGCGGAAAGAACCGAATTCCTTACCGCGCTGGATAAAGAAGCAAAAGATCTGGCGAAATCCGATGACTACAAAAAGAAAAAAGAAGCGTTTGATAAGCAACAGGATGACTGGGTAAAAGCAGAAGAAGCTAAAAAGAACTTTGGCGCCTCTCATTTAAAGGAAAGCTATCCCCCGCATTATTTTGCTATGATGAAACAATTAACGCTTTGGGGCTATTTCACGTCCAAACCCGGGGCCACACAGGCTTTGCGTTATATGGAAACGCCCGGTAAATTTGACGGAGCTTATCCCTATAAGAAAGGGGATAAAGCCTGGGCATTGTAA